Genomic DNA from Edaphobacter lichenicola:
CTAGACGCCGACGTTTCTGCCGGATTCCACTACATTTCGAGCCCAGGTAAGGTTCTTCGCGTTGCGTCGAATTAAACCACATGCTCCACCGCTTGTGCGGGCCCCCGTCAATTCCTTTGAGTTTCAGCCTTGCGACCGTACTCCCCAGGCGGATTGTTTATCGCGTTAGCTTCGACACGGCAGGATTGGGTACCTGCCACATCAAACAATCATCGTTTAGGGCTAGGACTACCAGGGTATCTAATCCTGTTTGCTCCCCTAGCTTTCGTGCATCAGCGTCAGTTATGGTCCAGTGAGCCGCTTTCGCCACAGGTGTTCCTTCCGATATCTACGCATTTCACCGCTACACCGGAAATTCCACTCACCTCTCCCATACTCAAGCCCGGCAGTTTCTTATGCAGACTATGGGTTGAGCCCATAGATTTCACATAAGACTTGCCAAACCGCCTACGCACCCTTTACGCCCAATAAATCCGAACAACGCTTGCCCCCCTCGTATTACCGCGGCTGCTGGCACGAAGTTAGCCGGGGCTTCTTCTATGGGTACCGTCATAATCTTCCCCATCGAAAGGAGTTTACATACCAAGATATTTCATCCTCCACGCGGCGTTGCTGCGTCAGGGTTTCCCCCATTGCGCAAAATTCCCCACTGCTGCCTCCCGTAGGAGTCTGGACCGTGTTTCAGTTCCAGTGTGTCCGTGCGCCCTCTCAGGCCGGATACCGATCATCGCCTTGGTGGGCCATTACCCCGCCAACTAGCTAATCGGCCGCGACCTCCTCCCCAAGCGCATTGCTGCTTTGACTCGTAAGTGTTATGCGGTATTAGCTAAGATTTCTCTCAGTTATTCCCCACTCGAGGGTAGATTAGTCACGTGTTACTCACCCGTGCGCCACTTTACTCAGAGCCGAAGCCCCTTTCTCGTGCGACTTGCATGTGTTAGGCACGCCGCCAGCGTTGATTCTGAGCCAGGATCAAACTCTCGTTTAATCTTGGTTTGCTTGCCGCACATCGACAGGGGTCGGTGCGGATCAAGCGCCCCCGGTGCTCGAAAACACCCGGAGGTTTATAACTAGTGAGAATGACTAAACCAAATTTCGTATCATCTCACGACTGGCACGTTCAACTATGTTGTCAAAGATCCGAACTGCATCCACCTAAGCGGGCAGCTTTGGATCAAGGACTGAATCGGCATAAGCCATATTCGTGTCCTCGAACTTGATGCGCTGTTGTCGTCTGTATTTGCTACTTACTCTATCTCTCTCGTTACTTTTTATCGGCCTTGCTTCAGCCTTTCGAGGAGCGCTTCAGTAGCGTGTGACGTTTTAGCGAACTTTCTGAGATTATCAATCTTCAGCTCGTCTGTCAACTCCTATTTTCGTTTTCTTTAGAATTTGTTTCCCTCCTAAAGGCTTCGAAAACAGGCCTGACAGTCATTCGCTCAGCACAAAATATCAAAACATCGTGACGCTCGAAGACGAGCGCGGAGCACTTAGCTCCTGGTGCATCTCAGATCAACTGCAGTGGCTTGGGTTTGGATTGCCGGTAGGCCCTCAGGCTCTAAACCGATATCAAACGCTTGGACTGCGCTCCGTCATCCCTTGTTACTTTGCTCTCGTGTTGCCAGAGCCAAGGTGCGAAGCAGTGTTGCTTTACTTCTCACCTAGAGTATCGTGCTTTCTGTTTCCGTGCAAGCTTGATGCTTTCCACTTCGTCTCTTGCCATATCTCTCTTTGCGACTTCCTGAGATTATCAGCGACGGAGGCTCCGCGCAAGCTCAACGCTGTGAATAATTAGGAGTTCCTGTAGAAAAGTCGGTTTTGTCCAGTAAAGACGCGGGTAAGAAATCTTCGATTCTTTGAACGTGTTGACTGGAATTGCTCCTCGATCTTCGTTTTGAACCGTGAGACTGGTGTACGGTCTAGAATCGTTCCACTATGGAAGCCAATGAAGTCTCAGAGTTTGCCAATCAGATGAAGGAATCAGGAGAGTCCGGTGGGGAGTCGCTGAAGAGCATCTCGCTCGGGATCTCGGTTCTGGCGGTGCTGGTCGCCATGGTCACCGTTCTTGGGCATCGCACTCACACCGAGGCGGTGCTGATGCAGTCTCGCGCGGGCGATCAGTGGAACGAGTACCAGGCGAAGAAGATTCGCATGGATAATCTCTCGGTCACCTTGGATCTGCTGGCGATGGAGCCTACCCTCAACGCTGCTGCCACCGAGTCGAAGCGGAAGGAGTATGAGGCTCATATCGAGAAGTGGAAGGAAGATCTCTCCGAGGAGCAGAACAAGGCGCGTGAGTTTGAGGCTGAGGTAACTCACGCCGAGGCCAAGGCCTATCGTTACGATCTTGGCGAGGCGCTTCTGCAGATTGCCGTGGTTCTCTGCTCGGTTACGCTCTTCACCCGGAGACGTGCCTACTTTCTTCTTGGACTCTCGCTGGGGGCAGCGGGGGTTGTTATCTCCATCTCTGCTTTGCTTGTGCGCTGAGGGCTCTTTTGGTTCGCTGGGAGTTGCGGATGGGTACAGGCAGACCTCTTCGATTTCTCGGGATGTCCTACCCCCCCCCCTTATTACCCGCGTGTAAACTATTTATTATGAGCGGCTTACGCACTAGCTAGGCTTCTAAATACGACATAACAAACGAGTTGCGTACAAATTCCTTCCTTGCAAGTACTTACAGGTGCTGCCTGCCTCAGAGTGACACGCGGCGCGTCCTTTTTCTTTTTTCTGTACTAGATCCAGTTTAGTGGATTGGCGGTAACTTATACGCCACGCGTATGTTGCTGATCCTAAGGTGATTGAGTCCGGAGAGGGCTTGACAGCAGAGTTTGGCCGGAAGATCGCGAGAATCGTACCATTTGAAGGCTGAAGGGCTGCTTCTTTTCGCTCAGAATGAGCGGTAATACAGACAACAAGGATGGATCAGCTTGAGCTGCCGTTGAGAAGGCGGGCCAGCGTGTAGGCGACTGCGGCTGCGGCTCCTCCGATGAGAACTGTCTGGAGGGCGCTGCGCAGCCACCCCGTGCCCACCAGCCTTCCCTTCAGTGCTCCGAAGATTGCGAGGGCAACGAGCGTGATGACGACGGAGAGTTTGAGGGCGGTGAGGTTGTCCGGGACGAGCATGTAGGGGAGCAGTGGGATGAGTCCGCCGGCGATGTAGGAGATGGCGATGGTGAGGGCGGAGCGGTGCGCGCGGTTTGCGGCGGGCTCCTCGAGGCCGAGTTCGAAGCGCATCATGAAGTCGACCCAGGCGGTGGGGTTTTGTTTGAGCGCGTTGAGGACTGGGGTTGCGCTGGCGCGATCGACGTCGTAGTGCTCGAAGATCTCATAGATCTCTTCTTCTTCGTCGCGGGTGCGTTCGACGATCTCGCGTTCTTCACGGCGGCGTTCGGAGACGTAGTGTTCGGCGTCTCCGCGAGCGGCGAGATAGCCGCCGAGGCCCATGGCGATGGAGCCGGCGGCGATTTCGGCGAGGCCGGCGAGGACTACGATGCGGGAGGAGGCGACGGCGCCGGAGAGACCTGCGGCGAGGGCGAAGGGAACGGTGAGACCGTCGGAGAGGCCAATGACGATATCGCGAACGACCTCGGAGGATTCGAAGTGACCTTCGACGTGGGGGCCGTGGGTGTGGGGTGCGTGGGCTACCTCATGCATCTGGGTAGTGTAGTGCAGGCTTTGTGCAGGCGGAAGAAGCACTGGACTGGAGCGGTTCTAAGGGATGTTTTTGCGGGCTGCAGGGAGTCTTTCGAGCAGGCGAACCGTCTGTATGAGCACGGGACTGTGGACGCAAGAGCAAGGCGGATGGTGCATGAGACAGCGGGGTATGGGGCGTTTTGGAACGATGGCGCTGGTGATGGCTCTGGCAGCTCTGCCGCCCGGATTGCGCGCCCAGCAGGGGGAGGACGATCGCGAGGGCGGGGCTGTCTTTGCGGGTGGGCAGATGGTTCGGGGAACAGTGACCGCCGCAGCCGCCGATCATCTGACAGTGAAGACTGAGGCTGGCGAGGTGTACCAGGTGGTCTTCTCCGCGAATACGCGAGTGAATAAAGACCGGCAGCCGGTGAAGGTTACAGATATCAAAGCGGGAGATGGCGTGGGCGCGATGGGGGTACTGGATCCTGCGACGAAGACGGTGCATGCGGTGTTTGTCGGCGTAATGGACGCCGAGCAGGTGAAGAAGGCGCGGGAGGGGATGGGCAAGGTCTACATCACCGGGAAGGTGACGGCGATTGATATGGACGCGCTGAAGCTGACGGTGTTGCGTCCGGATGGTGTGACCCAGGTGATTGGGGTGGATGAGCAGACCTCGTTCAAGCGCGGTGGGCGTGGGATGTCGATGCTTGCGAGTGGTGCGGGGGTGACCGAGATGGGGCCGGCGGGTGGAAGAGGGAGCGGTGCCGGCAATGCAGCTGGCGATGGATCGGGTGGAGAGAGTATTACGCTTGCGGACGTGAAGGTTGGAGATGCAGTCGCCGGACGTGGGGCGCTGAAGAATGGATTGTTTGTGCCTACGGAGCTGGGGGTCTCGGATGCAGCCGCGCGGAGACGACGGCGCGAACTGAGTGGAAACGGAGCTGTTGCGGCTCCCGCTGCGGCTCCGGCAAAACCTGCTGCGGTTCCTCAGTGATGCGGGCAATAAGGGCAATAAGGGCAATAAGTTCGAGGGTGATGGAGCGAGGCGAGGCAAAGGTGCGGGGATCGATTCGATCAGCAGCGTTGGGTTGGGCGTTGGGTCTGGTGTTGGTTGGGACCGCGTGGGGACAGGCCGTGCCGCCGGTTCAACCAGGTGCGGCACCACCGGCGCCGGATGCGGCGCCTGCTGCTGTTGAGACGCCTGCTACGGTTGAGGCGAGTGGCGGAACGATCAGTGGGACAGTGAAGGCTGGAGCAGTTCCCTTGCCCGGGGTTGCCGTGACGGCGAGCAATACGCTGACCGGGAAGAAGGATGCGACGACGACCGATGTGAATGGCGCGTTTGCGATGACGGTTCCGCGCAACGGCCGGTACGTGGTGAGGGCTGAGTTGGCAGCGTTCGCAGCGGAGACGAAGGAGGTTTTGATCAACGCCGCTGGACAGAATGGCGGCAAGCCTGCGCAGGTGGCGGAGTTTGGATTGCAGCTGGCTTCCCGGGTGCAGCAGCAGGAGGAGCGCCAGGCCGCTGCGACGAGCGCTGGAGTTGCGCGGGGGTTGCAGGCGTTGAGCGTGACTGGGGATGCGTCGGGTTTGGCTGATGCGACGGTAGGCGGAGGAGGGAGTGCCGGGGCGCAGCTTCCGTCGCTCGCAGGGATTGGGGGAGGCGATGCGGCGGCAAGCGATTCGGTGACGGTGAATGGCGCGGTGGGACAGACGAATGGGCTTGCGGGATATAGCGAAGACGATATTCGGGAGCGGGTGCAGGACGCGATTGCGCAGGCGCAGCGGCAGGGTGGGGCGGTGGGCGATATTGCGAATTCGGTGGCAGGGATGATAGGCGGAATGATGGGAGGGGGAGGATTTGGCGGGCCGGGCGGCGGTGGATTCGGAGGGCGCGGTGGTGGCGGCGGACGTGGTGGTGGTGGCGGTGGCGGCGGGTTTCGTGGGTTCAATCCTACGCAGCCGCATGGAGCGGTGTTCTACCAGGGTGGCAACGGTGCGCTGGATGCGACAAACTTTTCGTTGACGGGAGCGCCGGTGGTGAAGCCGGCTTATAGCTCGAACCGGTTTGGCGTGAGCTTTACCGGGTCGCCGTTTATTCCGGGAGTGGTGAAGGCGAGTACGAAGCAGTTCGTCTTCTTCAACGTGACGGGGCAGCGGAATATTACGCCCTCGAACCTGTACGGCACGGTGCCGACCGACGGTACCAATGGAACGGACAACGAGCGGGCCGGAGATTTTTCGCGCCTGGCGCAGACGCTGTATGATCCGGCGACGGGACAACAGTTCAGCTGCGGCGGCGTGTTGAATGTGATTTGTCCGAGTCAGATCTCTACGCAGGCTAAGGCGCTGCTGAACTTTTATCCTGCGCCGAATATTGCAACGACGGGACGACAGGGTTACAACTACCAGACGATTACGACGGCGGGAAACAACGCTACGACGGCGGCGCTGCGATACGTGCGGAACTTTGGGCAGAACAACACGTTTGGCGGGGGACGCAGGCAGCAACAGGGCAACGGGCCTGCGACGTTACGGCAGAATATCAACTTCAATGGAAGCTACTCGCACACGGCTGCGGATAATCCGAATATCTTTCTGCCACTGGGGGGCGCGACCGAGACGAATGGATATGGCGTGACTGCGGGCTACACGATCGGATATGGGAAGCTGACCAACAACGCTTCGATCAACTGGAACCGGTCGCACAGCACGGCGCGGAACTACTTTACGAATGGGAGCGATCCGCTGGATGGGACGGGGATCAGTATTCCGAAGCCGGTGATTGGGGGCGATGCGGGGATCTATAACGGCCTGCCGAGTGTGAGCCTCCCAAACTTTACCGGGTTGACGCAGGCGCTGCCGAGCGATGCGGTGAATCAGACGATCTCGTTCTCGGACTTTGTGAGTTACAGATACAAGAAACACAATATGCGCTATGGGTTTGATATACGTCGAATGCATGCGGACACGGTGGGTGGGACGAATGTGGTGGGGTCGTTCACGTTTACCGGGTATGCGACGCAGAATCCGGCGAGTGCGTGTACGCCTTCGTCGACGGTGGCTTGCCCCGTGGTTCCGCCGAGTGGATATGGACTGGCCGATCTTTTGCTGGGGCTGCCGCAGCAGTCGGCAATACAGGCGGCGACGCAGAAGACTTATTTACGCGCGAATGTCTTTGACTGGTATGCGCAGGACGATTGGCGGGCGCTGTCGAATCTGACTATGAACTACGGGATTCGATATGAGTATTTTTCGCCATACGTGGAGAAGGATAATCGGCTGGTGAATCTGAATCACAATGCGGATTTTTCGGTGGTGACGCCGGTGTGTCCGGTGGCGATTGCGGGGTCTTGTACGGCGGGGACGGTGCGGTCGCTGGTGAATCCGGACAGGAATATGTACTCGCCGCGGGTGGGGTTTGCGTATCGGCCGAAGCTGAAGATCTTCAAAGATACGGTGGTGCGCGGAGGGTATGGAATCAACTTCAACACGGGGCAGTATGCGACGCTGGCTAGAAATCTGTCGGCGCAGGTGCCGTTTGCGTTGACGCAGACCAACGTGGTAGGGCAGACGGGATGCACGCCGGGGACGTTGACGCTGGCGAATGGGTTTGGCTGCTCGACGACGCCGGTGCAGAATAACTACGCTGCGAATCTGGACTATCGACTGGGGCATGTGCAGGTGTGGAACGTGGATATTCAGCGGACGCTGCCGCTGGGGATCGTGGCGAATATTGGGTACAACGGAGCGAAGGGCGGGGGGCTGGATATTGTGCGGGCGCCGAATCGGACGGCGACGGGGGTGCTGAATCCGGGGGCGCAGCCTTTCAACTATGAGGATTCGCTGGGGTTTTCGCGGTTTCAGCAACTGAGCGTGAATGTGAGGAAGCGGCTGCAGAAGGGGGTTTCGCTGCAGGCGACGTATCACTATGGGCACTCGATCGATAATGCTTCGTCGATTGGCGGGACGACGGTGGTGCCGGCGCAGAACGATCTGGATCTGAATGCGGAGGAGGGGAACAGCTCTTTCGATGTGCGACACCAGGTGACTGGAAACTGGGTGCTGGAGCTGCCGTTTGGGCCGAATCGGGCGTTCTTTACGAAGGGTGGATTCTGGTCGAGGGCGCTGGATGGGTTCTCGCTTTCGGGGGATTTTACCTTTGCTTCGGGGACTTACTTTACGCCGCACTATATTTCGACGGTGTCGGAGACAGCTACGGGGACCAACAACACGCTGCGGCCGGACAGGGTGTTTTCGCAGCCAATCGCGGGGGAACAGAATATTTTGAACTGGTTCAATGCGGCGGCGTTTGCGGCTCCGGCGAACGGGTATGGGACTGCGTCGCGCGGGTCGATTGAAGGGCCGGGGATTGCAGTTACGGATGCTTCGCTGTCGCGGACAGTGGCGCTTGGGGAGACGCGGTCATTTGAGATGAGGGTGACGGCGACGAATGTCTTCAACACGGTGCAGTACTCGGGGATTGATACGACGTTGAACTCGCAGACGTTTGGTCAGGTGACCTCGGCGGCGACGATGCGGCGGTTGACGGTGCTGGCGCGGTTTCGGTTTTGATTTTGAGGGACGAGGCTATGAGTTTGCGACTAGCTGTGAGTTTGCGACGAGCTTTCGGTTTGCGAATGGTGGCCACGATGCTGGTGGGTGCGATTGCGTGGATGCCCGTGGGTGGGTGGGCGCAGCAGCCGGACCAGTCGGGTGGATTCACGCTGAAGGTGCAGAGCGATATTGTGCTGACGAACGTGGTGGTGCGGGACAAGAAGACGGGTGAGGTGGTGAAGGGGCTGAAGGAGAGCGACTTTACGATTCTGGAGAATGGGAAGCCGCAGAAGATTGCGAGCTTCGACTATCAGAATGTGGATGAAGCTGCGGTGCTGCGGGAGAAGTCGACCGTGATTGGGAAGGCTACGATTGCCGATCTGGTGAATGGTGAGTTTGCGGCCAATCCGGCTTCGCTGCGGGATCATCGGCTGATTGTGATGTTCTTCGATTTGAGCAGCATGCAGCCGGAGGATATCGACCGGG
This window encodes:
- a CDS encoding DUF4337 domain-containing protein encodes the protein MEANEVSEFANQMKESGESGGESLKSISLGISVLAVLVAMVTVLGHRTHTEAVLMQSRAGDQWNEYQAKKIRMDNLSVTLDLLAMEPTLNAAATESKRKEYEAHIEKWKEDLSEEQNKAREFEAEVTHAEAKAYRYDLGEALLQIAVVLCSVTLFTRRRAYFLLGLSLGAAGVVISISALLVR
- a CDS encoding VIT1/CCC1 transporter family protein codes for the protein MLLPPAQSLHYTTQMHEVAHAPHTHGPHVEGHFESSEVVRDIVIGLSDGLTVPFALAAGLSGAVASSRIVVLAGLAEIAAGSIAMGLGGYLAARGDAEHYVSERRREEREIVERTRDEEEEIYEIFEHYDVDRASATPVLNALKQNPTAWVDFMMRFELGLEEPAANRAHRSALTIAISYIAGGLIPLLPYMLVPDNLTALKLSVVITLVALAIFGALKGRLVGTGWLRSALQTVLIGGAAAAVAYTLARLLNGSSS
- a CDS encoding carboxypeptidase-like regulatory domain-containing protein, with amino-acid sequence MERGEAKVRGSIRSAALGWALGLVLVGTAWGQAVPPVQPGAAPPAPDAAPAAVETPATVEASGGTISGTVKAGAVPLPGVAVTASNTLTGKKDATTTDVNGAFAMTVPRNGRYVVRAELAAFAAETKEVLINAAGQNGGKPAQVAEFGLQLASRVQQQEERQAAATSAGVARGLQALSVTGDASGLADATVGGGGSAGAQLPSLAGIGGGDAAASDSVTVNGAVGQTNGLAGYSEDDIRERVQDAIAQAQRQGGAVGDIANSVAGMIGGMMGGGGFGGPGGGGFGGRGGGGGRGGGGGGGGFRGFNPTQPHGAVFYQGGNGALDATNFSLTGAPVVKPAYSSNRFGVSFTGSPFIPGVVKASTKQFVFFNVTGQRNITPSNLYGTVPTDGTNGTDNERAGDFSRLAQTLYDPATGQQFSCGGVLNVICPSQISTQAKALLNFYPAPNIATTGRQGYNYQTITTAGNNATTAALRYVRNFGQNNTFGGGRRQQQGNGPATLRQNINFNGSYSHTAADNPNIFLPLGGATETNGYGVTAGYTIGYGKLTNNASINWNRSHSTARNYFTNGSDPLDGTGISIPKPVIGGDAGIYNGLPSVSLPNFTGLTQALPSDAVNQTISFSDFVSYRYKKHNMRYGFDIRRMHADTVGGTNVVGSFTFTGYATQNPASACTPSSTVACPVVPPSGYGLADLLLGLPQQSAIQAATQKTYLRANVFDWYAQDDWRALSNLTMNYGIRYEYFSPYVEKDNRLVNLNHNADFSVVTPVCPVAIAGSCTAGTVRSLVNPDRNMYSPRVGFAYRPKLKIFKDTVVRGGYGINFNTGQYATLARNLSAQVPFALTQTNVVGQTGCTPGTLTLANGFGCSTTPVQNNYAANLDYRLGHVQVWNVDIQRTLPLGIVANIGYNGAKGGGLDIVRAPNRTATGVLNPGAQPFNYEDSLGFSRFQQLSVNVRKRLQKGVSLQATYHYGHSIDNASSIGGTTVVPAQNDLDLNAEEGNSSFDVRHQVTGNWVLELPFGPNRAFFTKGGFWSRALDGFSLSGDFTFASGTYFTPHYISTVSETATGTNNTLRPDRVFSQPIAGEQNILNWFNAAAFAAPANGYGTASRGSIEGPGIAVTDASLSRTVALGETRSFEMRVTATNVFNTVQYSGIDTTLNSQTFGQVTSAATMRRLTVLARFRF